Proteins co-encoded in one Taeniopygia guttata chromosome 4, bTaeGut7.mat, whole genome shotgun sequence genomic window:
- the FGFBP1 gene encoding fibroblast growth factor-binding protein 1, which translates to MRIKSFGLLCVLMLVSQMLLANCERQKERKKGRQGIEHGRKNQKESNQGNEKGQKSKGGKSSPKGKFETKENAECTWSVMDTNAVTVHVQCKHGDTEFWCEFSGNPSSCAQYAANQKSYWKQVSRSLKKQKHICQDPKSVLKSRLCRKGPQSAHLRLTHSSLLTAVGLAKENTMHHAKEAVQTPADPSVTEKILEHSPQDCVEDVDYIDQSKVAEEYCPEILLSFCKFFVTAVQDKRC; encoded by the coding sequence ATGAGAATCAAAAGCTTTGGACTCCTTTGTGTGTTGATGCTGGTATCTCAGATGCTACTAGCCAACTGTgaaagacagaaggaaagaaaaaagggaagacaAGGCATAGAACATGgcagaaaaaaccaaaaggaatCTAACCAAGGAAATGAAAAAGGGCAGAAGTCAAAAGGAGGAAAATCATCTCCAAAAGGCAAGTTTGAAACCAAAGAAAATGCTGAGTGCACCTGGTCAGTGATGGACACAAATGCTGTCACTGTGCACGTACAGTGCAAGCACGGTGACACAGAGTTCTGGTGTGAATTCTCTGGAAACCCTTCTAGCTGTGCACAGTATGCAGCAAACCAGAAATCCTACTGGAAACAAGTCTCCCGATCTCTAAAGAAGCAGAAGCATATTTGTCAAGACCCCAAAAGCGTACTAAAATCTAGATTGTGTAGGAAAGGCCCACAAAGTGCTCACCTCAGGTTGACTCACTCAAGCCTGCTAACAGCGGTGGGTCTTGCCAAAGAGAACACAATGCATCATGCAAAAGAAGCTGTTCAGACTCCAGCAGACCCCTCTGTGACTGAAAAAATTCTAGAACACAGTCCTCAAGACTGTGTTGAAGATGTAGATTACATTGACCAGAGCAAGGTGGCTGAGGAATACTGTCCAGAaatcttgctttctttctgcAAATTTTTTGTCACAGCGGTCCAAGACAAACGATGTTGA